The Nicotiana tabacum cultivar K326 chromosome 14, ASM71507v2, whole genome shotgun sequence genome contains a region encoding:
- the LOC107772716 gene encoding LOW QUALITY PROTEIN: uncharacterized protein LOC107772716 (The sequence of the model RefSeq protein was modified relative to this genomic sequence to represent the inferred CDS: inserted 1 base in 1 codon; substituted 1 base at 1 genomic stop codon), translated as MSFSDNPRFNEGQFLRRYRMFRNLFLRIVDAIEGHDMYFDQHVDAVGSFGLYTLQKITFVFKILACDAPVNTTDEYVKIGASTAIESMKRFCRAIAEVFGEKYLRSPTSNDVARXLHIGEHRDFPAAGIAPPTHYIIQEKKYDMSYYLADNIYLKWSTLVQTIRDPCSPXKKYFVIKQESCRKDVEHAFRVLLARFAIVVGPSRIWRKKVLHDIITTCVILHNMIIEDECDFNAPIQDDWACPPPTVEMIVDANHRFE; from the exons ATGTCGTTTTCAGATAATCCCCGCTTTAATGAGGGACAATTTCTTCGTAGATATCGGATGTTCCGGAATTTGTTCCTTCGAATTGTTGATGCAATTGAAGGTCATGATATGTACTTCGATCAACACGTTGATGCGGTAGGTAGCTTTGGATTATATACGCTACAAAAAATCACTTTCGTGTTTAAAATATTGGCATGCGATGCGCCAGTGAATACCACTGACGAATATGTAAAAATTGGAGCGTCGACTGCAATTGAAAGCATGAAGAGATTTTGTCGAGCTATTGCAGAGGTTTTTGGCGAGAAGTATTTGAGATCACCAACATCTAACGATGTTGCAA CTTTGCACATCGGTGAACATCGTGATTTTCC tgcTGCAGGTATTGCTCCTCCCACCCATTATattattcaagaaaaaaaatatgaTATGAGTTATTATTTAGCTGACAATATATATCTAAAATGGTCAACCCTTGTGCAAACTATTCGTGACCCATGTTCGCCATAAAAGAAATATTTCGTGATAAAACAAGAATCATGTCGAAAAGATGTTGAACATGCATTCAGAGTTTTGCTAGCTCGTTTTGCAATTGTTGTAGGACCATCACGTATTTGGAGAAAGAAAGTGCTACATGATATAATAACTACATGTGTTATACTGCACAACATGATAATCGAGGATGAGTGTGATTTTAATGCACCAATTCAAGATGATTGGGCATGTCCGCCTCCAACGGTAGAAATGATAGTAGATGCAAATCATcgatttgaataa